Proteins co-encoded in one Zootoca vivipara chromosome 3, rZooViv1.1, whole genome shotgun sequence genomic window:
- the SPATA45 gene encoding spermatogenesis-associated protein 45 produces MAEDEKKVLIEYNKMRDPGCLLEGKTETAWLRPQRRHYPYSNRNSAEIFKIVKHEYISDRASWITIAPPENREKRHFQEKSHAIFG; encoded by the exons ATGGCTGAAGATGAGAAAAAGGTCTTGATTGAATATAACAAGATGAGGGACCCTGGATGCCTGCTGGAAGGAAAGACCGAAACGGCCTGGCTCAGGCCTCAGAGAAGACATTATCCCTATTCTAACCGCAATTCggcagagatttttaaaatagtgaAGCATGAGTACATCAGTGACAGGGCCTCCTGGATAACAATTGCCCCTCCTGAAAACAGGGAAAAGAGGCATTTCCAGGAAAAAA GCCATGCCATATTTGGATGA